Proteins from a single region of Lysinibacillus sp. JNUCC-52:
- a CDS encoding four-helix bundle copper-binding protein, translating to MSHEQHQELIQALHQCMAACNHCFDACLKEDDVKMMAECIRLDRECADICNFLEQALARNTLFASELASVCATVCEACGNECKKHDHEHCQQCAEACFKCAEACRKLAA from the coding sequence ATGTCACATGAACAACACCAAGAATTAATCCAGGCTTTACACCAATGTATGGCTGCCTGCAATCACTGCTTTGATGCTTGTCTAAAGGAAGACGATGTAAAGATGATGGCTGAATGCATCAGATTAGACCGAGAATGTGCAGATATCTGTAACTTTTTAGAGCAGGCGTTAGCACGAAATACACTATTTGCTTCAGAGCTTGCATCAGTATGTGCGACAGTATGCGAGGCGTGTGGCAATGAGTGTAAGAAACATGATCATGAACATTGCCAGCAGTGTGCGGAAGCTTGCTTCAAATGTGCAGAGGCTTGCAGAAAGCTAGCTGCTTAA